The bacterium genome has a window encoding:
- a CDS encoding glycosyltransferase family 4 protein: MKIVYIVNTRMPNQRAHGFQIAKTCEKFAALGNEVSLLYPYRKNDLTEDIFDYYGVQRNFKTETLGSVDFILMSRFLGVLAFYLQSVWFSFALIFKKFDEDSIVYTRDIFVAFIFQVKKYETIYNVHNWSKKREIFSRLLNKEIKVVCNSEGTKRKIVENGFKRVIAVPNGVDIEEYDMTADRENIRRKLNLPVDKKIAMYVGNLYRWKGVDTLIEAARAIQDPDILFVIVGGDEDDLKTYSQKADGIKNILFAGHKQKKEIPLYLKSSNVLLLPNSAATEESVHHTSPIKMFEYMASGVPIVASDLPSVKEVLNEGNAILVTPDDPASLAEGIRKVLENQTDALAKAQHAYEDVKKYTWREYAVKIMNFLKS, from the coding sequence ATGAAAATCGTTTACATTGTAAATACCCGGATGCCGAACCAGCGGGCGCACGGTTTTCAAATAGCTAAGACCTGTGAAAAATTTGCCGCTCTCGGAAATGAAGTCTCTCTTCTGTATCCATACAGGAAAAACGATCTTACCGAAGATATTTTTGATTATTATGGTGTGCAAAGAAATTTCAAAACAGAAACGCTTGGTTCCGTTGATTTTATACTCATGAGCCGTTTTCTCGGTGTCCTGGCGTTTTATCTTCAGTCGGTTTGGTTTTCTTTTGCGCTTATTTTTAAAAAATTCGATGAGGATTCGATTGTCTACACGCGTGATATTTTTGTTGCTTTTATTTTTCAAGTAAAAAAATACGAGACGATTTATAATGTACATAACTGGTCAAAGAAAAGGGAAATTTTTTCAAGACTTTTAAACAAGGAGATAAAAGTGGTGTGCAACTCGGAAGGGACTAAAAGGAAAATAGTGGAAAACGGCTTTAAAAGGGTAATTGCCGTGCCAAACGGTGTTGATATTGAAGAGTACGACATGACCGCAGACAGAGAAAATATTCGACGGAAACTTAATTTACCGGTCGACAAAAAGATAGCGATGTATGTCGGAAATTTATATCGATGGAAAGGCGTAGACACGCTTATCGAAGCTGCCAGAGCAATACAAGACCCAGATATTTTATTTGTTATTGTAGGGGGGGATGAAGATGATTTAAAAACATATTCCCAAAAAGCAGACGGTATAAAAAATATCTTATTTGCGGGACACAAGCAGAAAAAGGAAATTCCCTTATATTTAAAATCATCAAACGTCCTGCTGCTTCCTAACAGCGCAGCTACCGAAGAATCAGTGCATCATACGTCACCGATAAAAATGTTTGAATATATGGCTAGCGGCGTTCCCATTGTCGCTTCAGATCTGCCGTCGGTCAAAGAAGTGCTCAACGAGGGTAATGCTATTCTTGTAACACCCGACGACCCGGCGTCTCTTGCAGAAGGCATACGGAAAGTCCTTGAGAATCAAACGGACGCTTTGGCAAAAGCACAGCATGCGTATGAGGATGTCAAAAAATACACATGGAGAGAGTATGCGGTAAAAATTATGAATTTTCTTAAATCGTAG
- a CDS encoding glycosyltransferase family 39 protein, with translation MYFLKKYKIPLFIFLLALSARVVLFFINLSAYGGDFEGTIHGSDWYFEVAKNITNGIGFSLFPGRPSPIHVPLYPLFLSSSLFLFGNFVFAVIAQIIMGSCIPVLGRMLSLKLIPSEKIALFVGIALALEPNLMLFSSIFFSETLFIFLFLLFILSFISYLEKGSVKLLLLSVFFLGISALTKPAVQFFPIFLIPIMWWVSRKNVSFKKIISHSLLFLIIFLSMLSPWLYRNYKVFGTPGMTVIPSLNLYFTFVPSVLAVHNNTSFALEQKKLLESPGIHSEILTFKNASQFNKAAIEIINPYPKEIAQVVAINMFTFFTHDGMLTVLQNAGITPHMPLSKPAIMLLFSSPVEFVKTVYSYAFSPFILVLLMRLFWVAVTVSFFVGCARLLREKKITAPVAVSLIIILYFVVTTPSNGLTANARFRLPVVPILLTIAAYPFLREKEKQIFQSKNV, from the coding sequence ATGTATTTCCTCAAAAAGTATAAAATCCCACTTTTTATTTTTCTACTCGCTTTGTCTGCGAGAGTCGTTTTGTTTTTTATTAACTTGTCTGCTTATGGAGGGGATTTTGAAGGTACGATACACGGTTCCGACTGGTACTTCGAGGTTGCCAAAAACATTACCAATGGAATCGGTTTTTCCCTGTTTCCTGGCAGGCCAAGTCCCATTCATGTGCCTTTGTACCCACTCTTTCTCTCATCATCTCTGTTTTTGTTCGGTAACTTCGTGTTTGCTGTAATTGCACAAATCATCATGGGTTCTTGCATTCCCGTTTTGGGAAGAATGCTTTCCCTCAAACTCATTCCGTCCGAAAAAATCGCCCTTTTTGTAGGCATTGCGCTCGCTCTGGAACCTAACCTTATGCTTTTTTCGTCGATCTTTTTTAGCGAAACGCTGTTTATTTTCCTCTTTTTGCTTTTCATACTTTCTTTCATTTCTTATCTTGAAAAGGGTAGTGTCAAATTGCTTCTACTTAGCGTATTTTTTTTGGGAATATCAGCACTTACAAAACCCGCAGTCCAGTTTTTTCCAATCTTCCTAATCCCGATTATGTGGTGGGTTTCCAGGAAAAATGTTTCATTTAAAAAAATAATCTCGCACAGTCTGCTTTTTCTAATAATCTTTCTTTCAATGCTCTCGCCGTGGCTCTATAGAAATTATAAAGTCTTTGGGACACCCGGGATGACTGTCATACCTTCTCTCAATCTCTATTTCACATTCGTGCCTTCGGTTTTAGCAGTGCATAACAATACGAGTTTTGCCTTAGAGCAGAAAAAGCTCTTGGAGAGCCCGGGAATTCATTCGGAAATTTTGACATTTAAAAATGCTTCCCAATTTAATAAAGCAGCTATTGAGATAATAAATCCCTACCCAAAGGAAATTGCGCAGGTTGTGGCTATAAACATGTTTACTTTTTTTACACATGACGGCATGCTCACGGTCCTTCAAAATGCCGGCATCACTCCGCACATGCCTCTCTCTAAACCGGCCATCATGCTCCTCTTCTCTTCCCCCGTTGAATTTGTAAAAACAGTTTACTCCTACGCATTTTCACCTTTTATTCTCGTTCTTTTAATGAGGTTGTTCTGGGTTGCGGTGACGGTGTCTTTTTTTGTCGGGTGTGCTAGGCTTTTGCGCGAAAAAAAGATAACTGCTCCTGTGGCTGTTTCATTGATTATTATCCTGTATTTTGTGGTTACCACACCTTCCAATGGTCTGACGGCAAATGCACGGTTTCGTCTTCCTGTAGTTCCGATACTGTTAACTATTGCCGCGTATCCATTCCTTCGGGAAAAAGAAAAGCAAATTTTTCAATCAAAGAACGTATGA
- a CDS encoding GtrA family protein, which translates to MKFLIDQFRDFRVVFKYGVSGCIAAGSQVGMLALFVEVFGISYLVGVVWAFIFSAFVSFGFQKFWTFKDHSLHRVHFQMIQYVFLAGGMLALNVAFMYFFVDIVHIWYIVAQILTIGITAVVSFLFNKIFIFSREEVQPIPYNEKE; encoded by the coding sequence GTGAAATTCTTGATTGACCAATTTAGGGATTTTCGTGTTGTCTTCAAATACGGCGTTTCCGGGTGTATTGCGGCCGGTTCTCAGGTTGGTATGCTCGCCCTATTTGTTGAGGTGTTCGGCATCTCCTATCTTGTGGGCGTTGTATGGGCTTTTATATTTTCCGCTTTTGTCTCCTTTGGGTTTCAGAAGTTTTGGACATTCAAAGACCACTCTCTCCATAGAGTACACTTTCAGATGATCCAATATGTATTTTTGGCAGGGGGGATGCTTGCGCTTAACGTGGCTTTTATGTATTTTTTTGTAGACATAGTGCATATCTGGTATATCGTTGCGCAGATTCTTACCATTGGAATCACAGCAGTTGTCTCTTTTTTGTTCAACAAAATATTTATTTTTAGCAGGGAAGAGGTTCAGCCGATTCCATATAACGAAAAAGAATAA